The genomic stretch GCCAGGGATTTGGGATAGGAACGGGGTGTGGGTGAGGAGGATTGGCTATAAAAGGGCAAGATGAGGCTTCCTTGGGGTGATAGAAAAATTGACTTATCGATAGCAATACCCTGACACTGCGCTATAATTTTACATGTCGCCATTGAGGAAAACTAGGTAAAGGGTACAAGGATCTTTCTGTAAATTTCTTCCACTGCGTGCAACTCCAGGACAATCTCAAAATAACAAGGTAACAATTCAAAATAATGGTTGAAGTAACTGAATCGCAGAGATTGCAAGGCTTCAACATTTCCAGACCTAAAAATATACGcttctaaggggcgcctgggtggcgcagtcggttaagagtctgacttcagccaggtcacgatctcgcggtccggagtttgagccccgcatcaggctctgggctgatggctcagagcctggagcctgtttctgattctgtgtctccctctctctctgcccctcccccgttcatgctctgtctctctctgtcccaaaaataaataaacgttggaaaaatatatatatatatacgcttctaacaagtttccaggtgatgccaaTTTGCCAAGAACCACCAATTTAGAAAACAGCACCTTGGGGCaagtattattattccattttgtggaagaaactgaagcctaAAGATTAAGTGACTTCACCAAGGGCGAGGAACTAGGTGGAGGGACAGGACTCAAACCAGATCCTATCAGTTCAGTGTTTTTGCCTAAGTCCATCAAGGTCAGGAATCATCTTAATTGTAAGGACTCTCTAGTGTCTAACACAGAAGAGACCACTGCTTGAATTCGATTGCACTGCCCtaacaattaaaatttaataaaatgtagctTAATTGTAAACATCTCACAAACTTTAAGACCTACACACATTCGAGTACGTAATAGTCTTAGTTCTTACCTGTGCTTTGAACCTGTGCTTAAACTCTGTTCAAGGAACTAGTCCCTTCCTACTTAACTCTGGATTTCTTACTTTAAAACCCACTGGGTTTTTACAGCTACAAGTTAACCCTAAATGAACACAAAACCCTAAATTGCTATTCCTATTAGCATTTTATCAAAATGGACACCTGACATAGTTTTACTTTCTCAGTTTCTGAAAATCTTGAGAAAGGGAAGTAAACATGCACCACAATTCTAACTAAACAAAAGTTCATCAACAACATTAAATTGTAGCCATGCTGGCGGGCACTGTCTTAAACAATTCTATGGGATTTAAAAACTAAGAGGTTTTAGCATTAAGTGCTTAGCTTTCAGGAGATGTTGAAGCAATTACATTAAATGCTTGCCAAAAATGACTTTCTTGCAGTTAGCTCTCAAAAATTCCACTTTAAAATCTCCTTATGCAATAAGCCTCCATAACAGTCTCCTATGTCTCCATGGCAAAGGTAACAAAACTTAAGGAAATAGGCTTAAACAGCTAAGAGGGTTTTACATCGGGAGTAAGAAAGAACTTTCTGGGAATGATAGCTCTAGTCACCTGAGATTACATTTCATCATCATTCTCTACTTAAACACTGGATGCTTAAAACATCGAAGCCAATGGGCTCCTCCCAAATGGTGTATCTTGTTTCAGGCCTACTTTCCTATGTTAATTATAATTCTCAAAACTAAGAAAGTAGAGCTATTTTGTTAGGTTTACGGAAACAgctaaataaaaataggattcAAAAACAGGTAAAGGTCCCAGGAAACCATTGAAAGCTAATCCCCATTAACTGCTTTAGTAGAAAGCTACTCTTCTATTTAACTATCCATGGCTCTTGTCCAGCCAGTTCTAGTTTCCGAACACCAGTGGGGAAAATCTTAGACTTAAAATTTAACTGACAAATATATCAGACACACAACACCCAGAGCCACTCGCATTCCCTAccaacagagacacagaacccctaTTTCTTTCGATGACAACTTTACCTCAATGAAGTGCAGGAAATAGGGACATTTTGTCACAAAACTGAGAACTGTTTCTACTTTTACTACCTTAGAACATCCCAGAGGGAGTTATTCATTCAATGCAAAAGGAAAGTGGAATCCCCTTGTTAAGTGAATGGCCAGGAATGAACTTGaaagttctatttatttgtttgagagagaaagtgaaagagagcgagcaagcaggggagggggcagaggaaacgagcgagagaatcccaggcaggttctacACTGAATGGGgaaccggatgcagggcttgatcccacgaccctgggatcatgacttgaaccaaaatcaaatgttggacactcaaccgacagaaccatccaggtgccccgaaagttttatttttcaaggtagCATCTAGACACATATATAGATTCACTGTTTAGAAAAAGTACAAAAGGCTAAATTTTTACCTAGTGGTCCATTATATTCAATTCAATAAGGACTCAAGACATAACattgttaaaaacatttatttagataCAGTCTATGATAAATAAGTCGGTAGAGGTTCCACTGCCACCGATTCATCTGAGAAGAGCCCTGTGCCATTCAACTGGTGAATGTCTGAACGATGTCCCATCTCTCATCCCAGCCAGAGTGCACACCTTCCATGTTGTTCCTGTTCACTGATTGCTTCCAAATCCAGATGACCTTTATCCCCAAAGTAAGCTAAAATGTTtgtgaagaggagaaataaattaaaCCCCAAAGTACAAAACTTGAACATAGTTTAAGAACTAGaagattttatacatatatgtttgtgtTTACTCGTCTATCAAATTCAGAGATACTTTAAGACAAGGATCaatctcaccaaaaaaaaaaaaaaaaaaaaaaaaaatcaaacagagacatatatttaaagaaacacaGTTTTGCTACTTTTCAGTGTGGTTACCTATTataaacaaagaggaaaacaagTTGAGATCAATCAAAAGATAAATGACTCATGATTTTCATTAACATGAAGGACTGATGAACCCACAATATAAAATGGCATCAGTATTAGATACcatctcagtaaagctgaaaataacatttactgaatgctttctACGGGTCCCTACTGTGTGGAAAGTTTCCAACTCCCAATTATGacctttattttaaatacatggaaACCAAGGCTTTGAGATGCTTACCTAACTTAAGCAGCAGAGTGGGATGTGACCCAGGTGCTCTTAACCTTTGTACCACACAAATCCCAGGGGCAATTATTAGCCTCCATTTCAGCCTCAACTAACTCCTACCTCAATCATTCCAGCCACTAACTTGCCCAAACTTCTAAACTATTTCCTAAGAGGATTCTGAAGGAAGAcaaaaggtgttttttgttttgtttttgttgaggtGTTTTATTTCTATGCCTTGCTgattaaaaatgtgatttctaGTAATATGTCACATTAAATGAAATCACATTACAAAATGATAACTtgaacattctatttttaaaaagtatttccctTTGcctgggaaaaaaaaccaacatgcatctatttccaattttcaaaagtgtattaaaattttccattaagCCCCAAGGATTTTTGCATACacttaagatataaaaataaactactcAAGGGagccctgagtggctcagtctgttaagcatccgactttggctcaggccatgatcttccagtttgtgggtttgagccccacgtcaggctctgtgctgacagctcagagcctggagcctgtttcagattctgtgtctccctctatccctgcccctctcctgttcatgcccCGTCTCtgtcccttaaaaataaataaaggctaaaaaaattaaaaaaacaaaaaacaaaaaactattcaACTATTAAGGGCTCCTCCTCTATGGTAAGGAGTatctaaaataaagagaaaagaaaatctttcttggCCTTACACAGATAATGGGAACAATGATCCTCTTGGTTAAACCTCAgtgttcatatattttgcctAAGTGTTTTACTCATTACTGCTCTGTGTTTATTAAAGTACTGCATTTTGAATACAGACTCCTATCAACCAACATTTGCTGACCACATATAATGCACCATCTGGGTGAAAGAGGACACTAAAATAAATATGGTTCTAATCCCTAGAAACCCTATAACTTAGCAAGGGAAACAGACCAGTAAATCATGAACTATATATAAGCATTATAACAAATAAatttcgggctctgtgttgacagctcagagcctggggcctgctttggattttgtgtctccctctctctctgccccatccctgctcatgctctgtctctgtctcaaaaataaataaacattaaaaaataataaatttatatataaacttgACATTAATGaacaaattttatattaataaaacatttacattaataaaaatcCTAGCTAATTCTGTTCCTTTCAGGGTATAGTACAGGCAACCCAGGAAGGTCTCTCTGTCGGCCTCCGTAGCACAAGCAGCACGGTATATGAAATTCTCTAACTGAATAACCCTTTTCAGGCCCTCAACCAATTCTTACCTAAATCACAAATACCCCTGGAAGGAAACCAGAAGACGTCCCTAATGACAGAAAAGAATGAgacagcagcagagagagaggagcactaAGGCAACACATGGTGAAGAAATGAAAGAGCAGGGGCTGGTTGCTTCATCCAGACTGTGGTAGCTGTGAAGGGTCAACTCTTGGTGGGACAACTGAAGCCAAAAAGAAGTACAACAGAAGAGCACATTCTATTCCCATCTCTGGATCCTCTATCACCTGACCTGGAGCACATAAAATGCTTTATTCCAGCTTACAGATCCATTCTAAAAGTGCTACCACAAGAGCAATCCTACATCAATTCTTATCCAAAAAGCCACTAAGAGGTCAGCGTCATTTAATTAATTCGACTCTCGTTGACAACTACTTTAGGTACTTATAGGACAAGACATACTTTAAATAAGCAACAAGCATAATATAAGGCAGAGAATGATGcacacaaaagaatattatggGAATGCAAAAAAAATGGAGAGGTCTCAGctaggagaagggggaaaagatTTAAGTGATGACATTTGAGACTGGGCTTTTCTAGACATAGGTTTTCATCAAATGGAAACAAGGGAAAGAGCACTCTAGGCTGAGGGAGCACAAGCACTGGAGCAAAGGCACAAAAATATAGTTTATTCTGGGAAGCATGCAGTAGCTTGTGCTAGACCAAGTTCTCACATGATAAAgaactgaagatgacacagaaaagattaaaaattattaacagtGTATTGCTTACATATTACTTGCCAAGTACTCATACTTCATATACAATATTCTTATTCAATCCTCATGAAAACTTTATGAAGCAGATATTATACACAACTTATATAGAGGAAACATCACCCTAGAAAAGTTAATGGCCTCTTGGGAAAAGGTATTTGATGATAATTTCCAGTACTTGGAAAATGTTCACACGGCATGAGTAGGCAATCCCATCTCTGATGCTTCCTAAGGTAGTTAGTATTTCCCTGTGAAAATAACTGGTCTGAGTTCAATCAGCTAGTAAATAGCAGATACATTACCTCAAGTCCCCATCTCATAATTCAAAATGTAGAGGCTAAGAAAAAAGCAACTTTGTGGGGACCACTTGAAACCAGTTTTAAGCCAAACCATAAATGGTTAAAGggagagcaaagggaagaaaaacagcaGTGaagaccatttattgaagaactTTATCAGGGAAGAAGAGAGTAACtgcagaaatggacaaattgaGGGCATATACAGTGGAAACTTATAAGAAAAACCCCTTCTGGTGATAAAGGAGAGGCTGGTAAGGTAGAGGGGATGAAGGAAATTCATTATCAGATGGCAGTGTGCTAAGAAAAGTGGTAAGATTATCTGGGGGAGCCCACATGGCCCAGTGGAAAGAGTGTAGGCTTTGGAGACCGACACACTCCACCACCTACCGACTCTGTGACCTGCTCTCAAGTACTGAAGTGACAATTACAGACACTGTATATAAACCACCTAAAACAGTGGCTAATGCATTGTAGGTGACTGTTACGagatattactattattttctgaccattctaggaaaaaaaaaaaaaaggcttagagTAGGAGTTTGAAGAAACAGAAGACCTAGAATAGCCAGTGAAAAGTCTGTTAGAGCAATCCACAAGAAATATCCGTAAGACAGAAAGTCAAAATGAAATCGCACAGCACCTGGACAGGCCCTGGTCATCATCGTGCCACAAATTATCAGTCCTTTACAGCAAACCTGCCTATTACAGATTCtgcctttatatataaatacacacttGTATACAGAagatgtatacatgtatgttcATGTGTGAACATATACATACGTGAGTACACAAACATGTATACTGTGGGTATGTGAAGTTTTCACAAGTGCTTCTCCGCTACTGGCAAGACTTTCTGACATAGAAATTTGACAATGCATTTTCATAGCCATAAATGTTCATACACTTAGACTTACTCCCTTGagaatttattataaggaaataaatcaaaacctataaaatctttcttaaaacGTTCACTATACTATTATATAAACTACTGAAAATTGAAAACCTAAATGGTAAGTGATCAACAAGTTGAAAATAGGAGACATCAATTGTAATTTtaggtgaagaaaataaaatcctatgTATTCTTGTTAAAATGACATAAAAGgctgaatgaaaacagaaatatggctaattaaaaagtttattcaccTTTCAAAGTGGTAGGATGATAcgttacttctttttcttttaaatacatttaattacGATTATAACACAGTACAGTAAAATCAAAttaggaaggggaaagaaagtacTTACCTGATAACACAAGCTAGACTGGTCTACAAACTGCTGCAATTTCCCAACAGCCCAAAACTGTACTGACTAGTACAGCTCCATTTACAATGCCTACCACTACAACTCTTGCTTCCTAGTGATTCAGTGCTAACAGATGAACATTTGCCCTGCAATGTTTATTTGTAAGAGCAGTACCTCAAAACAGTTGGTTCAGGCATTCCAGGATCTGCACCCCTCTTGAATCCTGGAGGgtaagggggaggaggagagagaaacagaataaatAGCAATTAAAACCGTAGCAGACAAAACATTTGTAatcaagaatttttcttttcaaatcaacCTAGAGTAGGCTAGAATGATATCCATATCTACTAACACCATCTAAATTTACCTGTGTGCTATAGAAGTCTTGAGTCTTAACTAGGGTATGAGATTATGTCCAGGACTAACCAATAAGGAGGACAAATAACCTTATCCTTATTATATACACAATTAGCACGTAGCCCTTAGAACGCACTTTCATTATTAGTCTTTACTTAAAAAAGGTGCCACAACTACCATCATACTGGGTAAAAGActacaaagaacaaaatgaatttttttttaattttttaatgtttatttttgagagagagagagaaagaaaaagagaaagagagcatgtgcacgtgacagagggggaggggcagagagggagacacagaatctgaagcaggctccagactctgagctgtcaaaacagaacctgatgcagggcttgaacccacaaactgggagatcatgatctgatccaaagtcagacccttaaccaactgagcaacccaggctcagctttttttttaaagattttttttaaacaatatttaaaaaactcaatttttaaaaaaacaattgagGATATCTTATTTTATCCTCTTTTGGATAAACCTCTTTTTATAAAgactggaaataaaaagaagaaaataccaagTTATTGTTTAACAATCTAATTAAGTCAACACTCTTGTTACAAGTATGATCAAATAAACcttttaccatttaaaatatatttattaactgGATAACACATATCTAATTTGttgattaaaattaaagtaaGCATCAAGAACTGTGAGTGGTATGAAATTTTACCCCATTTTCAAGACAACAAACTAGCCTGCCAGTTTCACAGATGCTGGTAGAAGACATAAGATCGTGagtcaaaaacaaaagacagttcATTACTCCTAGCAATAACTAGTCAGAATATCATCATTTTTAGATGAACCCTGAGTTTAGGGAAACACAATCTTTTGTGATGGGTAGTGAGCACTGCTTCCCCTTTGCTCTAAAAGGAGACACTGTTTTCCAAGGCTGTTCACTCCACAAACATCCTTAAAAATATGGAACAAAAGGTGGTCAGAATCCCTGCTCACAAGATTTGTAGAAATTCAAGACACCATGGAGAATTGTCTTCCAATAGGTAATTCATTAAAATCTTCCTACTGGTTAATGTCCAAACAGATTATCATCATGCCACTGTTCTATTTTATGGTACTATATTCCCATGTACTCCCTGAAGCCCTAAAAGTTATGTTTAAACCTAAATTCAATCCACAGTTCTAGCTTTTACTGAGAGCtgagggggagaagaaaaagaaactgactgGGAACTAGGTTggacataaaattaaatttctatagcagcactgtcaacaacagccaaaatatgaaaagagcccaaatgtccatcgatggatgaatggataaagatgtggtatatatgtacaataaagTATTacatggcaatcaaaaagaatgaaatcttgccatttgcaactagacggatggaactagagggtattatgctaagtgaaattagtcagagaaagacaaatatcttatgccTTCACTTctatgagggctttaagatacaaaacagatgaacataagggaagggaagcaaaaataaaaacagggggagacaaaacataagagactcttaaatatggagaacaaactggttactggaggggttgtgggggtggggacggtctaattgggtaaggggcattaaggaatctattcctgaaatcactgttgcactataagctaacttggatgtaaattaaataaattttaaaaaacaaaaagaaaagaaaagaaaatattaaatttctacgcagtgaaaggaaaaagacaatgaTTAACAAGGAAGAATTACTAAAAAGATAGCTCTAACATTACTGTCAACCTGAGTTGGAAGCTAGGGTGAAAAATCATCATAATGGTAGTGCTAAGAAAGAGAATACCTCCAGTGGGCACAATAGGAAAAATAaactccgggggggggggggagggtgagtaGGGGAAGCATTCTCTTCGGACCAAAGCCCTTGATACACAGAATGTAGCAACCAGCTACAACTTTCTAGCTATAGAAAAggaaccacaaaacaaaaaagggaggAGCGAAAGATAGATGTAAAGATTTATAGAGCAGCAAAGAAATCAGAGGGTCCAAAGTGCAAGCTAAAAAAAGGACCCCCTACATGCATCAATGGAAAAAGGAGGCACAAAGAAGGGGAAGGACCTAAGTCCTCATAACTTTCTTAGCTACAAGGAGAGCTCGTCCTAGTGTTTGACTAAGTAAACTGGGTCCTTCTACCATTAAatcaaagtgggggggggggcagagaaagagggggtaCACAGCTTGTAAGAGCAGGCTATCACAACTATGTGTTCTAATCCTTGACACCTATACAAAGTTGCTAAACTCCAGAAtaatgcttaaaaacaaacaaacaaaaaaacattcaaaataggTAGGAAAAAGATCTTTTTAAGTCTTTATACCAAAGTATCCCCAGATTACCGGTAGGTTTACATTGCATGGGGAAATGGGAGTGACAGCTACCTGGAAAACATCCAGCAAAATTAAGGGCTGTCAAGACTAAGAGTGAATGTACTTTATCTTGAACAATGCAGGACACCTAAAACAAACAGGAAGCAGCACCTTGTTAAAATCACAGGGTTTTAAAAGTGTGAAACTGAGTTTTAGAAAATATCAAACTGTATGCTCAACTGATAGAGCTGGAACCTTTCCTTTCCaccacattgtacacctgaaagtaatataacattaTGTATCACCTAtgcttcaaaaaaacaaacaaacaaacaaaaaaacccagaaaaacaaaaaactatccaAGACTAGAAATAGGATAAAGTCCCAATGTACAGCCCTAGGTGTCAATATTTGTCTAAGTACTTAAATGCTTGCAGTACAGCACAGTGGTTAAGAGTATGGGCCTTGAAGGGGTGTTtaggtggcttagccagttaaacctcagacttcagctcaggtcatgatctcccagttggtctATGGGTTCCAGCCTCCCAGTAGGCTCTGTACTcggggcctgcagcctgcttctgattctgtgtctccccctctctgttcctcttccaatcgcactctctctcaaaaataaacattaaaaaaaaaaaaaagtacgggCCTCGATACCCCATTACTTGAGTTCATAGTTCGCCAGTTAACAGCTGTGTGTCCTTCCGAAAGAAATTTGATTCCAGtccctcacctataaaatgcGATCCTAACAAAAATCATCCAAACTCTTCACTGTGCAACTAAGAAAGCAAAAACTATTGTCATAATCATGCTTCAAGACGGGGCATATCCACGAGGTCTACAGGCCTCTTTCTATTTAGGACCACCTGTAGAAGTGAGGACAAATGCCGGGAAAACCCACCTAATGACAGAATGAGTGGTCGCTTTCAAATATATCAGGTCGCCTAACTCTCCCAACAATCCTCAAAGGtaggtcacctccattttatagatgttaaaatagaatgagaatttaaaaaacttgttaaggaccattaaaaaaacagtaaaggaCAGACAAGAACTTGAACTCAGCTTAGACCGACCCCACTGACTAGACAACATCAAAGGACGTGCACGGCGTGGTCCGGTTTCTGTCTCCCGCCCTAGAAAGCCAAAAATGGAGGCAAGGCCTCCGCATACCCTTCCCTCCCGTTTCCTTCCAGGTTCTCCTCCTACTGACCCAGGTAAATCACGAGAGGAATAAAGCCCCAGCGGATGGCAAACTGGCCGCCCTTAAAGAGCTGCTGCAGCCTCTGCTTGGCCTCTTTGCTCAGCTTCACCATGGCGACAGCCGGAGCGGCGAACTGAGAACACTTCAACGCCAGCGGCAGCTTAGGGACTCCGAAAAGAAAAGACGCGCACGCGCCAAACACCGCATTTACGGCAGAAGTCGTGACGCCGCCAGCAGAGGTCGTAATTCATCGCCTGTCCAGACAAGACGCCCCTCCGCGGCGCCACCTGTGGACGGCGCATGCGTGTCtggttcttcccccccccccgccccccggcccccccccgcccccccccgccccccgcccccggagtCCTGATTTTACTTTCCTACGTTTTAGGAATCGCCGAGGTTTGCTGATTGTGGGATGCCCGAGGCAGTGCTTTGGGGCTTCCTTCAGCCTGGAACGCACTTTATCCTTACCCATGTTTTATTGTGCACCTCCAAGTGTTCCTCTCCTGAAAAAGAAGGAATATTAACTAAATTCCAAAGGACTATGTTTTAGTCCCGACTCCCATTCTGACTTGCTGTGCAGTCTTGGGCAAAGTGTTAAATAACCACTTTCAGTATCAGTTTGTTTCTTCTACCCGCAGGTTGAACTGCAAGGGAGGTTATGAACTGGTGGCCAACTGGGCCACTATCCATGTTTTCTTTGATTCCCGCGGTGTTTCgttgtttttctcctttgttttaacattataaattacttgccaacatttttaaatttgggtAACTTCACATGGAAATCTGCACTTTTACAAAGAAGCTGGCAAACAGTATTGCAACAATCAGCAGGAGAAAAGACACACCTGTTCACCTATCTTGCCCTCATTGGTTTTAGAATTGCAGTGGATCTCacccctggctgcacattagactCACCTGAAGAAATTTAAAGACATACTCGTGTTGGGGACCTACTCCTGGAAATTCTGATTACTTCAGGATAGGAGCTGGCCCATTGCTTTGCCATCAGTTtcccaggtaattctaatgtgtagccagcgttcccaattttttttttttttcactagctTCCTGACTGACCTCTGTTGTTATTTGAACTTTTGATCCTACTCCAGGACTTCTGGATTTCTAAGGCTGTAGGAGATTTCTAAGTCCTTGTCCCTGAAGGCTTTCCTAGATTATCCCCAAGATACATTATGACATTTTCTGTCAAACTCTGAAGGTGCCCAATGATACCTGATATTCCCCCTGCCTTTATGGCTTTTCCTGTATTTGGCTCATCTTCATGACAATAACCTGTGACTACTACACCTGTCACTGTGTTAAGTGTTTCAAATATAATAGTTCGTTTTAATCCTTAAAAGAATTTAAGATTGCATTGCATTAAA from Prionailurus viverrinus isolate Anna chromosome A2, UM_Priviv_1.0, whole genome shotgun sequence encodes the following:
- the TOMM7 gene encoding mitochondrial import receptor subunit TOM7 homolog — translated: MVKLSKEAKQRLQQLFKGGQFAIRWGFIPLVIYLGFKRGADPGMPEPTVLSLLWG